The Trichosurus vulpecula isolate mTriVul1 chromosome 4, mTriVul1.pri, whole genome shotgun sequence genome contains a region encoding:
- the GNG12 gene encoding guanine nucleotide-binding protein G(I)/G(S)/G(O) subunit gamma-12 — protein sequence MSSKTTNTNSVAQARRTVQQLRLEASIERIKVSKASADLMSYCEEHARGDPLLMGIPTSENPFKDKKTCIIL from the exons ATGTCTAGCAAAACTACCAACACCAACAGCGTGGCCCAGGCCCGGCGAACTGTCCAGCAGCTGAGATTAGAAGCGTCCATAGAGAGGATTAAG GTTTCCAAGGCGTCTGCAGATCTCATGTCCTACTGCGAGGAACATGCCAGAGGTGATCCTTTGCTCATGGGAATCCCGACTTCAGAAAATCCCTTCAAGGACAAAAAAACTTGCATCATATTATAG